The Mytilus galloprovincialis chromosome 4, xbMytGall1.hap1.1, whole genome shotgun sequence genome contains a region encoding:
- the LOC143073130 gene encoding DET1- and DDB1-associated protein 1-like, giving the protein MADFLKGLPSHDENNFTKYHTDASCKSSIRKPTVYISTKDYPSEQVITTEKTNILLRYLHQQWDKKNSNKKRDSSKASLDTSTETSSKMPRLGDDDAS; this is encoded by the exons ATG GCTGACTTTTTAAAAGGTTTGCCGTCACATGATGAGAATAATTTCACCAAATATCACACAGATGCGAGTTGTAAATCAAGT ATAAGAAAGCCTACAGTTTATATTTCAACAAAAGATTATCCATCAGAACAAG TAATAACaactgaaaaaacaaatatacttcTTCGATACCTACACCAGCAATGGGACAAAAAG aaTTCCAATAAAAAGAGAGATTCCAGTAAAGCCAGTTTAGATACAAGTACAGAAACCTCATCAAAAATGCCCCGACTAGGTGACGACGATGCATCATAG
- the LOC143070795 gene encoding lithostathine-1-like isoform X1, with the protein MVCTDRDSCSSACYETGLNLCHLHSACCPEVEVTDGAQTMRKKPVAASCTCPIGYTKLDNQQISRNCYLFGGLDHCLPWQSAEDICMSTRGAHLWVPDSKDEAEALRDKFGIGDDDADVWTGAKDLKNNGTYLFTQTNTQLDLDNLPFGHEGGSNRGRCVELEIDDEQFYEDGYWYDIYGWFWDADECDEDELYVCEFPVVRLDTFCRKDTYTINSNVKNYNQSIDY; encoded by the exons ATGGTATGTACCGATAGAGATAGCTGTTCATCTGCCTGCTATGAAACTGGTTTAAATCTTTGTCATTTACATTCAGCTTGTTGTCCTGAAGTGGAGGTTACTGATGGAGcacaaacaatgagaaaaaaaccagTAGCTG CATCGTGTACGTGTCCAATTGGATACACAAAGCTGGATAATCAGCAAATTAGTCGTAACTGTTACCTCTTTGGCGGACTAGATCACTGTCTACCATGGCAGTCGGCTGAG GATATATGTATGAGCACTCGGGGCGCTCACTTATGGGTTCCTGATAGCAAAGACGAAGCTGAGGCACTTCGGGATAAATTTGGAATAG GTGATGACGATGCAGATGTCTGGACCGGTGCCAAAGATCTGAAGAATAATGGTACATACCTGTTTACACAGACCAATACACAACTCGATCTTGATAATCTACCGTTTGGACATG AAGGAGGATCAAACCGTGGCAGATGTGTAGAACTAGAGATTGATGATGAACAGTTTTATGAAGATGGTTACTGGTATGATATATATGGTTGGTTCTGGGATGCTGATGAGTGTGACGAAGATGAGCTTTATGTGTGCGAGTTTCCAGTTGTAAGATTAGATACATTTTGTAGAAAAGATACATATACTATTAATTCAAACGTTAAAAACTATAATCAATCGATTGATTATTAA
- the LOC143070795 gene encoding lithostathine-1-like isoform X2, protein MVCTDRDSCSSACYETGLNLCHLHSACCPEVEVTDGAQTMRKKPVAASCTCPIGYTKLDNQQISRNCYLFGGLDHCLPWQSAEDICMSTRGAHLWVPDSKDEAEALRDKFGIGDDDADVWTGAKDLKNNGTYLFTQTNTQLDLDNLPFGHEGGSNRGRCVELEIDDEQFYEDGYWYDIYGWFWDADECDEDELYVCEFPVECL, encoded by the exons ATGGTATGTACCGATAGAGATAGCTGTTCATCTGCCTGCTATGAAACTGGTTTAAATCTTTGTCATTTACATTCAGCTTGTTGTCCTGAAGTGGAGGTTACTGATGGAGcacaaacaatgagaaaaaaaccagTAGCTG CATCGTGTACGTGTCCAATTGGATACACAAAGCTGGATAATCAGCAAATTAGTCGTAACTGTTACCTCTTTGGCGGACTAGATCACTGTCTACCATGGCAGTCGGCTGAG GATATATGTATGAGCACTCGGGGCGCTCACTTATGGGTTCCTGATAGCAAAGACGAAGCTGAGGCACTTCGGGATAAATTTGGAATAG GTGATGACGATGCAGATGTCTGGACCGGTGCCAAAGATCTGAAGAATAATGGTACATACCTGTTTACACAGACCAATACACAACTCGATCTTGATAATCTACCGTTTGGACATG AAGGAGGATCAAACCGTGGCAGATGTGTAGAACTAGAGATTGATGATGAACAGTTTTATGAAGATGGTTACTGGTATGATATATATGGTTGGTTCTGGGATGCTGATGAGTGTGACGAAGATGAGCTTTATGTGTGCGAGTTTCCAGTT gAATGTCTATGA
- the LOC143070795 gene encoding lithostathine-1-like isoform X3: MRKKPVAASCTCPIGYTKLDNQQISRNCYLFGGLDHCLPWQSAEDICMSTRGAHLWVPDSKDEAEALRDKFGIGDDDADVWTGAKDLKNNGTYLFTQTNTQLDLDNLPFGHEGGSNRGRCVELEIDDEQFYEDGYWYDIYGWFWDADECDEDELYVCEFPVVRLDTFCRKDTYTINSNVKNYNQSIDY; this comes from the exons atgagaaaaaaaccagTAGCTG CATCGTGTACGTGTCCAATTGGATACACAAAGCTGGATAATCAGCAAATTAGTCGTAACTGTTACCTCTTTGGCGGACTAGATCACTGTCTACCATGGCAGTCGGCTGAG GATATATGTATGAGCACTCGGGGCGCTCACTTATGGGTTCCTGATAGCAAAGACGAAGCTGAGGCACTTCGGGATAAATTTGGAATAG GTGATGACGATGCAGATGTCTGGACCGGTGCCAAAGATCTGAAGAATAATGGTACATACCTGTTTACACAGACCAATACACAACTCGATCTTGATAATCTACCGTTTGGACATG AAGGAGGATCAAACCGTGGCAGATGTGTAGAACTAGAGATTGATGATGAACAGTTTTATGAAGATGGTTACTGGTATGATATATATGGTTGGTTCTGGGATGCTGATGAGTGTGACGAAGATGAGCTTTATGTGTGCGAGTTTCCAGTTGTAAGATTAGATACATTTTGTAGAAAAGATACATATACTATTAATTCAAACGTTAAAAACTATAATCAATCGATTGATTATTAA